AGATCGTCGCGCCGCCGGCGGGTGTGGCCGCGGCGGGAGCTCCGGCCGGCGCGCCGGCGGGGGCGGCGGCGGCCGTCGTGGCGGTCGTCGCGGCCGTGTTGCCGGCGTCGAAAGACGGGGCTTCTTCCTTGGACCCGCCGCCGCAGCCGACGGCGAGCGGGAGCGCGAGAGTCGCGATCCAGACGAGGTTCGAGTTGATTTTCATCGGAATTCTCCTCAATAACACCGGTTTGCTTGTGAGATTTTTCACAAAGGGTGGATGCTAGCACAGCGAATTTTCGCTATCAAGAAAATCGCCGGATAAATTCGCGCGCGCCGCATCGATCTCCCTCCCGACCTCGTCCCCGAAAATTTATCGCGCGCGAGGATAAACCCGGGCCGCGGAAGTGAGAAGCAAAAAATCGCGCCACCGCAGATTTACCTCCGCGAAACGAGGCGAATGCATCAAACGGATCGCTCGCGAGCGCGTGCTATCGTCCCCGCGCATGCCGCGATTCGAAGCGACGAAGCTCGCGAAGGCGTTCGACGGACCCCCGATCTTCCGCGACGTGTCGCTCGAAGCCGAACGGGGCCTCGTCGCCGTCACCGGCCGGAACGGCAGCGGGAAATCCACTCTGCTCAAGATCTTCGCCGGCCTGATGCGGCCGAGCCGGGGGTCGGTCGCGATCTGGCGGGACGGCGCGAAGCTGCCGGAGAACGACCGAGCGCACGAGATCGGCTTCGCTTCTCCGGAGCTCGAGTTCATCGACGAGCTGACCGCGACCGAGAACCTCTCTCTCCTGTCGCGGGCCGCCGGACGCCCGGCGGCTGCGCGCGGGATCGGCGAGCTCCTCGACGCGTTCGGCCTCGCGCGTCCCGCGCACGGCCGGCGCGTCGGCGAGTTTTCTTCCGGCATGAAGCAGCGCGTCCGGCTCGCCTTCTCGCTGCTCCTCGACCCGCCGGTGCTGCTCTGGGACGAGCCCTACTCGAACCTCGACACGCACGGGATCGACGCCGCGCGCACCATCATGAACGCGCGGCGCGAGACCGGCCTCGTGATCCTCGCGACGAACGACCGGCGCGACATCGAGGACGCGGACGATGAAGTCTCCCTTTCCTAGCCAGGCCGTCGCGGTCTTCCTGCGCGACGCCCGCCGCGAGCTGCGCCGCCGCACGACGCTCGCGGCCGTCCTCTTCTTCGCCGCCGCGGCGCTGATCCTCATCTCCTTCTCCCTGGCTTCCGTCGCGCTCCCGCCGGGCGACCGCGCGAAGCTGAACGCCGGCGTCCTCTGGATCCTCCTCTTCTTCTCGGCCTCCTCGGGGCTTCCGCGGTCGTTCGTCCGCGAGGAGGAGAGCGGGACGGCGCTCGCGCTCCGGAAGATCGCCCGCGGAGAGGCGGTGCTCGCCGGGAAGTTCCTCTTCAACTTTCTGCTCTTCCTGGCGATCGCGGCCGTCGCCGTGCCGCTCTTCTGCCTGCTCCAGACGTGGTCGCCCGCCAACCCCTGGACGCTCACGATCGTTCTGCTGCTGTCCGGCTACGGGGTGTCGTTCGTCTCGACCTTCCTCTCGGCGATCGTCTCGCGCGCCGGGCAGAAGGACATCCTGTTCGTCCTCACGGCGCTTCCGCTCCTGATGCCGCTCCTCCTCCCCGCCGTCGAGGCGACGGCGCGCGCGGCGGCCGATCCCGCGTTCGCCGCGATCGATCCGGTCTGGAAGGTGCTGCTGTCGTACGACGGGCTGGCGACGGTGGGGGGGATGGTGCTCATGCGCTTCGTCTGGGAAGGATAGAAAGAGCGGGCCTCGACGATAGCTCGAGCGATTACGCGCGTCCTCGACCGCCGGCCCCTGTGACGTACGCTTCCGGTACGCCTTCGGGTCCGGCGGTCTGTGGGTGCGCGTCTCGCTCGGCTCTCGCGAGGCCTCACCGTGCTTCCAATTGCCCGGGCTCGCGCCTCGCCGCGCCTCGTCGTGATTTTCAATCGATCGACAAGTTCTCTCAGAACGCTCGCCGCACCTCCTCGCTGACTCGACATAGTGTCCGGCCGTTGTCATCCTGAGCGCGGCGGCCTGCCGCGCCGACTCGTCGCGCCGAAGCTTCAGCGAAGGAGGAAGCCTTGGCGAAGGCGGGAAGGATCCGCTCCGC
This is a stretch of genomic DNA from Thermoanaerobaculia bacterium. It encodes these proteins:
- a CDS encoding ABC transporter ATP-binding protein; protein product: MPRFEATKLAKAFDGPPIFRDVSLEAERGLVAVTGRNGSGKSTLLKIFAGLMRPSRGSVAIWRDGAKLPENDRAHEIGFASPELEFIDELTATENLSLLSRAAGRPAAARGIGELLDAFGLARPAHGRRVGEFSSGMKQRVRLAFSLLLDPPVLLWDEPYSNLDTHGIDAARTIMNARRETGLVILATNDRRDIEDADDEVSLS
- a CDS encoding heme exporter protein CcmB, with product MKSPFPSQAVAVFLRDARRELRRRTTLAAVLFFAAAALILISFSLASVALPPGDRAKLNAGVLWILLFFSASSGLPRSFVREEESGTALALRKIARGEAVLAGKFLFNFLLFLAIAAVAVPLFCLLQTWSPANPWTLTIVLLLSGYGVSFVSTFLSAIVSRAGQKDILFVLTALPLLMPLLLPAVEATARAAADPAFAAIDPVWKVLLSYDGLATVGGMVLMRFVWEG